Genomic window (Nymphaea colorata isolate Beijing-Zhang1983 chromosome 1, ASM883128v2, whole genome shotgun sequence):
ctttccttccatttccCTTCCTTTTAACAGGGCGTACCaaaaaaagtaaattctttGGTGGTGATCATATGCCAGAAAAATTAGTTTTCTAGGGGATTTTTCTTCAAAGCCGTTAAGTTTGTGCCCTTGCGGAGGGTAGCTGATCAAGAGAGCCCTGCAGAAAGTAGGCCACTGGATAGCAGCTGGTGATCAACTTGCAGCTTTACTGAGCACCTTGATCCAGCAAATGCTGTTCCAGAAGATTATCATTTTGGGTTTCCTTCTGTGGAAGACTTCTTTGGAATGGCATAACTGTCCACTCTTACATATCCTCGATTTCGAAAGAAGAATGACATTAACGTTCTGCTTTAGCAGCAGAGCGAGTTTTAACCTCAAAAAACTTTGTTGGTGTTTGTTAGGCTCGCCATCTCCAGCAAATTTTTCTCGCCCCCATCATCGACTCTGTCTGTCCCTCTTTCTGTATCTTTTCTCTCGCTGTCAGAGTTATGCgtctttttctaattttggaACTATTACCAAACTATTGTCATTCGCgtcgttttcttttttggcgGCAGTCTTTCTGCTACATTTTTTGCGTGAATGCCAACCTCCTTTGACAATGTGGGTGATGATATTGCCTTTTCCTTTTGTATTTGAGTTTTCTGAAACTTTATCCAATTGTTTCACTGAATGATAATTCTTTTTGAAGTATATTAAGTGCATTTCTCGATATAAAAATGATAATCCTCTTTTGAACCTTTAATATTGTTCCTGATTTTCTGATCACGATTTAACCTTTCTCAAAGTTGATGGTTTGGTAAAAgtgaatttcattgataaataAATATGACTCCTTTATCATATATATCCGAATTAAATATTTAGATCTTAACACTAAAACATCGATATTATTCTTTTACCTGAATTCAGGTCCAAATTGATCCACTTAACATTTTTGAACCACAAACTGCTTCAAAACCACACATACCACAAAACTGGGTTTGAAATCCTTCACGGTGCCACAACACAAACCACAAACTGGGTCAAAAATCGTTCACTAACCTACCGTAGTTTCTTATACATAGAACTGCTGTGACTCGAGACAtttcataaattatttcttctgtTACGGGCGATCGATCGATCACACTTCGCTCAATTTTTAACTGACAGATAAACGTCCGGAAGCTTTAATTAACCAGTTGGCGTGCAAGTAAATTGGTAACGAGGAGAGCAGTTCAAGGGCCCTATCACCTACATCGGGTGAGCGAGAAGAAGGTTCCACACCACCACCATGAGCCCCAATCGAATCGGGTGAGCAAGAAGAATGTTCCACTAAAAAAGATACAAGGCTGCCTGCTGTAGACCTAATATACATCAATGACTTCTACTTCATTGGCGCATAACTACATCACCTACAACAGTGGCAAGGCATGAAAGTTTGGCCAGAGGGATACCTGTTCAAAAACTTCCATGCCTTTAGGGGCACTAGTGTACACGAATAATCAAACACTGGATAGCaataatgtgaaaataaatatatttttataaggCTGATGTAAACAACCCAGATGTAGATCAGCTCTTAACCACAAAATTCGAAGAAGAGCAGTCGCAGTTTGTTAATGAAGTCTGAACGATCCCCCATCACCATTGAGGGATATTATTATGTCGGAGGGGAGAGCCTACAAACTCAGACACGTCCTACGTACGACCACCGTCTCTGTGATCAGGAGATTCCGAATCTCTCTTTAACATGCGACATCGACCGAAGGGGACGGATAATCACCTTCCCATTGGTAATTTTTGCGGATTTGAAAGGGAATAGAAAGGATTTCAGCACAAGAATAGTTCAGTCCTTTGATATTCCACCCGGAGGCTAACGGAGCTCAAAAATGCATGGTAGAACTATCAGAAGGCCCCACCATTTGGGAAGAAAGTAATGGCGACATTCAACCAGTCCCACCTGGCGGGTGATTACATACGGACGTATTTCATTGAACAGACACTCATCAGCACAGGTCAAAAAGTATACGAAATATATGCCATTAAAATGGGGGAAATATATCTCCGTCCGCACACAACTCCACTGATGGACCTTAGGTTGTGAGACTTACAAGGCTTGGACTTCTTTTGCACGCCACCAAGCACACCATAAGCGAAAGATACGTCCTTGGCCGTGAAAAGCAGCCATGAAACTGGTGATGCACGGGCTATAGAGTCTTTGGGAACTCATACTGGGATATACCGCCACTCTGATGTAGTTAAGAACTTAAGATGTTTCAAATTGGTCGAGCTCAAGGAAACAGAACCAGAAAATATGAGGTCTACAGGCACACTTGTGTACTgtatatattgtgtatatatataatcgcAGATGACGTATGGTGCCGAAGACAAAAATACTAGCACGATTAATTCTGCTTCCAGCTTTGAAAGTATTAGGCTTGCCGTAATCAACACGAAATCGCATAAAGGAGCATAAAAAAACTGTTCGGCCAATTAGCCACAGCCATTGCAACAAACCGTGCGTCACCACGTATCTAGGTAGTTAATGgtgcaatcaaaatttgtaaactagaaattaaaaaaaaatacagagcATCCTTGGAGTTTTTTGGAACAAAGCATAACTACTCGAAAAGCATTTTCACTTGAGAGGAATGAACCTGGACGAGTGGGTGGCACCGATACCTGGCCTTCCGTGCTTGACAGGCTTGTAGCTGATGGAGAACTCTGCAAGGTAATGACCAATCATCTCCGGCTTGATCTCAACTTGGTTAAAAGTCTTGCCATTGTAAACCCCGATGATACTTCCGATCATCTCAGGCACAATGATCATGTTGCGGAGGTGTGTCCTGACTGGTTCTGGCTTTTCACCGGGTGGGGCTTCACGTTTCTGTTTCAGAAAGCAATCTCTAGTAATCAGAAACACACTTCACAATAGAAGAATGACAGCCACATTTTCTATAAGTAGGGATCTATACAAGACAAACCCAAAAgtgccatttaaaaaaaaatcttgtacCACAACAGCATCAAATATTTAGGCAGATGGTttaattgattttcttcaaaatgcATTTCATGGTTCAAAAGCCTTGCTCCTGTTATTGAACTTTCTCAGTGCAAATTTTCCCACTTGATATTCAAGCAAAGAACATCAGACTGAAAAACACATACTCCCAGATCAAAGAGGGCAACAAATGAAGACCCTGTTGAATGAAATAACTGGTTTTCAAGACAACTTCAATTCTAAACAAGTGAATTTGTTGCTGACCAAGACGACGGCAATTTTATTGTTGTACCAACCCTTTCATAGCCTCATGCATACCTCCACAGTTGTTTGTAGATGATTTAATAATAGAATAAGACATAGGATTATGCATTCCAACATATTCCTTGCTGAAGTAAGATACTAAATCTTTATCTAAATGTAATTTAAATTGTATTTCTTTGGTTGTATAAGTGTACAGTACACACTTCATTTATGTGGATCTCACCCTGCCAAGTTGGGAAAATAATAATTGAATCGGCCCTAGCATGCACAACTTACGATTTTCATGTGGCTTAAAGTTCAAATGCAGGTAAATCTTCCTCTCATACTCATGAATTAAGGGCTTTGGATCTTTCCCAACCTTGAAATAACTGACGATGTTTGGGAGACAGATCAAACCCATTAAAATGATAAGAAATAATGCAAAATACATCTTAAGCAATTACATTCAACTTACCAGTGGATGCAGTAGCTAGATCCATGCAAAAATAAGCATGTACAATCACATTGTACTGTTGTTTACAAGTTAATTATTGGTACGACAGCTAGTATTTTCTTGAGAATAAATTTGTCCGTCTGTCTATATTCATATTATAGCAACAGCCCATCACCTACCCTGTTCAGctgttctcttttctttctttaatcatGAGACTCAATAACAAGGAGAGGATGTAGATTTGTAAAGTCATGACAATGAAGGGATAAATTCCCTTTAGTACGATTCCAACATCCAGTTCAATGATGCCAACTACATCATCATATTGCAGCAAgcaaaacaatttttcaaatataagatTAAAACAGAGACTAAAAAAAATGTGCAGAAATGCCCCCAGAGTTTTTCTTGATTAGCAGCCAAAGTACAAAATACATGAATATAGGGAAGGTAGCAAGCTGAAAGAAGCATTTCGACCTACAATCAGATTCTACAAATTCCAATGTGgcaaaataaaaactaataccAGCATAAATTTACACCTAAAGCATGACCAAATGCACTCCTGCATCTTTAGAGCTACCTGATATTGGTTTCAATTTCTGGTGATAATGAGATACTACCAACGTATCTCAGACATTATAACGCATTGAAAAAGACAACATGTgcagattttaaaaataattccTTTCATACATATTCTTATTTACTTTTGTTTCGTTTATAGGGTAACAAATTGCTTAAGCTTTTGCTTCATTAAACTGAATAACATTGTAAATTCATTCATGACGACCATCAAGATGGAAACCACAGGAAAAATCCAAAACCATGGAGATCAGATTTCACTCGGCCTAGAACATAGTGAAACATCTTACGAGTAATGCAAGTTTCCCTAGTCAACAGCATAGCCATCTCGTGAAGAATCCAAAACGAAGACAAACAAAGCCAAATGGTAGCATGTTCATCACTCCTCCATGCGTCAAGATAATTGATCTTAGAGGTATCCCGCAAAGTACTAGTGTCAGACCTTATACTGAAACTAATGCAAATACAACAGCTTTATCATATACCGAAACTAGAGTCAGAGCCACCACGTACTAGATTCGAATCCTATACTGAAACTAATGCAAATACAAGAGATCATCCGATATTCACATCAACGGACAagcaaaaaagttttttttttcttatttgatagAACACCAACAACATTGAAAAGTCAcgaaaagaaaactaaactaaaatTCGTTTCCAGCATCCAGATCATTCAACCCAATAGATATAGAACTCACAATGCAGGCAAACGAAATCCGCCATAAAAACCAATTATGTGCCCAAGCACCAATTCAAAGGCAACCAGGAGGATGTTTCTcgaacaaataaaatttaaggaAGAGAATGATTACCGCTTTGCGCAGTTTCTTGATCAATGCCATCGGCTTCCTCTTCAAACCTCTCTGGAACCTACACATTCATCAAAAAGATGGAAAAccatataaaagagagagagaggggcgtGGAAAAccatataaagagagagagcgagagagagacacacCGTCTACGAGCCCGGGCATGGAAGAGTTTGACGAGCTCCTCGGTGGGCATGTCAAGGAGGGCATCCAGATCAACTCCCCTGAAACTGAACTTCTTGAACGTCCTCCTCTTCGGCTGTCCGGCAACCTCCGTCTCGACATCCGCCTGCGAAAAAAGCCCGAACAAAGATCAACAAAGTCATAGACAAACCCCACAGATGCAAGCAAGAGATTTTAGCGATGCTGGAAACCAAAAACACAATAATTTCGACTTCCACCACACACCATGGCTTGAATCGACAGCGAAGCGGCAAAACCCTAGATCTGTATCGGCGGAGCTCCAAAAGAACGCTAGGGTTTCAGGGAAGGGCGACAATAGAGACTATATATAGTCGACAGGAAGCAAATGTATTTTGCGAGTACTTCGCGTCTCCCGCGTGTAAGCGATAGGCTGCACGCTCGCAAAAGTTTTTATATCGTCGtcgatatttttaaaatatcgcTAAGCTTGTGTGATTCAAATGTGGAGTTTAAAACGAaatattaacaagttaaaaaaaaaaagtttttttgttttccgaACTTTTTCGAATCACAATTATTCACAATTTCTTCTTATGCAGAAAGCCCAAATTCTTCGAAAAGTGTTCCCATGCAATATTCTTATGGAGTTCGGATTTATGGTGATACTGATACATGGGATAAGGTCTCGATGCACCGAtatatttggaaagaaaaagttaacgATAAATTGAAGTATCTTGGTTTTGGTTTTAGACCTAcattttttggaaatatgaTACCCAAATCGTTTCAAACGCACAAGGGCTTGTTTGATATTTAAAAGTGTCCTCCATGGATGTGTTTGCTTCCAAGATCAAGTGATTCCATGTGTCCttcaagggtgtgtttgttttcaAGAACAAGGGATTTCGAATGGGTGTGTTTCCAAGATCAAGGGATCTGAAATCCGTATTGACTTAAAATGTGATTTTAGATTACCTCAGCTCATCAATTTAACAAATGCGTTTTAAAAAGATATTTGACAGcaataacaatttattactGTTTCATAAATGTGTCTTAAAGGCTAAGGCCCTTcatgtttaataaaaaaaaaaaaaagtaaaacctTAATAGGCTTTTTAAGATTTTTGTAGCTATGTTTGAATGGCTCTTCTATGGCACCGACTTCTCATCTTCAAATAGATGACTATTTAATTACCCCTTAACATTGGCTAGATTACTTTCATTGGGATCAAAGGTTGTCATGTGGTTATTGGCTAGGTTTACTTTCATTGGAACCAAAAGGCAGGGGCagaaccataaatttttcatgtgaaggctaaattaaagtttttaaatttttacaaatgttaattttcaaaaaatttatataaaataagtagaattttctaaaatttacatgtaaatttaaaaaaaaaaaaaagttgagccATGGCCCATGCAGGCCCTCCCTTGACTCTGCCCGTGCTATCAAGTGACTCTAGTGCCTCAGGCATGACATGCAAACCATGGTGAAGTGTTGGGTAAAGTGCACCTCACCGTGACGCATTTTTGTACTGTTATCTACCAGCTAATAAGAAGGTCAAAGCCTCCATCCTTTTGTCGAGAGCATTAGACATGCTTTTGATACCTTATAATGCAACTTTAAAAGGTTTTAAAGAtaaatacatacacacatatatatatatatataggtatataaCATTGTATTTTATGTCACTTTCTTAAACCTTGCTTTTCTGCCTCAGGATATTCTTGCTCTATTGCTTCAAGAAAAGGTTCCATTCTCAAAATTAGACTCGCTCCTTCATCGAATGTTTGCGACCACTCACCAATATATATTCAATCAAACTCCCCAAATGCTACAACCGTTGCATTCTGATGTTTTGAACTTCAGAAATTTCTGAGGTTGGCAACAAGTCAACCACATGAAGAATACTTCCTGTTTAGTATTCTTCATGTTTACATGCGTGTTATTCTTGTTTAGTCCCCACTCTTAGGCAGCCTTTGCGGCCAGTCACAACTTCAAGGCAATGAATATCTCTCTCATTCCAATTTCCTAACTTCAAAAATAACaactttattaacaaaaaatttatcttAATTCTCAAAGTACTCTTTCTCAATAAGTTCATCACTATGCTAGACACAATCTGTCATACTTAAATATAATCCTATCTAGCTTTTATCCCTAATTTAAATTCATGGTAGGAGCAGCTTCCTCATACACATGATCATCAAAtggttatgtatatatatatatatataatgaaagcGATGCACAGTAATTTATAACTCTATTAATGAGCATTATCTctaatgataaagaaaaaaaaaacatttgttgTATAACTGAAAGTTTTGGAAGAGAAAATAGACAAGATTGATCTAAGTAAGCAAAACCAACCCATGCAGATCTTTCTAACGAAATTACaaggaattttttttaccaaaacaatattttttccAACACATATTAAAATTATTTGATCATGAATCTTAAGCTTCAATGCCTCTAGGCCAATGACCCACATAAACAGCTCACCTCGCCCTGATGCCTTTATGCCTCTTAACAAACATCGCACACGGCAGTGCATTTCAGTCATCAGCTAAAA
Coding sequences:
- the LOC116248119 gene encoding 40S ribosomal protein S15-like, which codes for MADVETEVAGQPKRRTFKKFSFRGVDLDALLDMPTEELVKLFHARARRRFQRGLKRKPMALIKKLRKAKREAPPGEKPEPVRTHLRNMIIVPEMIGSIIGVYNGKTFNQVEIKPEMIGHYLAEFSISYKPVKHGRPGIGATHSSRFIPLK